In one window of Ovis aries strain OAR_USU_Benz2616 breed Rambouillet chromosome 3, ARS-UI_Ramb_v3.0, whole genome shotgun sequence DNA:
- the ASCL1 gene encoding achaete-scute homolog 1 → MESSAKMESGGAGPQPQQPFLPPAACFFATAAAQSAQQPPPPPPPPPQLSPAADGQPSGGGHKSAPKQVKRQRSSSPELMRCKRRLNFSGFGYSLPQQQPAAVARRNERERNRVKLVNLGFATLREHVPNGAANKKMSKVETLRSAVEYIRALQQLLDEHDAVSAAFQAGVLSPTISPNYSNDMNSMAGSPVSSYSSDEGSYDPLSPEEQELLDFTNWF, encoded by the coding sequence ATGGAGAGCTCTGCCAAGATGGAGAGCGGCGGCGCCGGCCCGCAGCCCCAGCAGCCCTTCCTGCCGCCCGCAGCCTGCTTCTTTGCCACGGCGGCGGCACAGAGCGCGCAGcagcctccgccgccgccgccaccgccgcctcAGCTGAGCCCCGCGGCCGACGGCCAGCCCTCAGGGGGCGGTCACAAGTCAGCGCCCAAGCAAGTCAAGCGCCAGCGCTCTTCGTCTCCCGAACTGATGCGCTGCAAACGCCGGCTCAACTTCAGCGGCTTTGGCTACAGCCTGCCGCAGCAGCAGCCGGCCGCCGTGGCGCGTCGCAACGAGCGCGAGCGCAACCGTGTCAAGCTGGTCAACCTGGGCTTCGCCACCCTTCGGGAGCACGTACCCAACGGCGCGGCCAACAAGAAGATGAGCAAGGTGGAGACGCTGCGCTCCGCCGTCGAGTACATCCGCGCGCTCCAGCAGCTGCTGGACGAGCACGACGCGGTGAGCGCCGCCTTCCAGGCCGGTGTCCTGTCGCCCACCATCTCCCCCAACTACTCCAACGACATGAACTCCATGGCCGGCTCGCCGGTCTCATCCTACTCTTCGGACGAGGGCTCCTACGACCCTCTCAGTCCCGAGGAACAAGAACTGCTCGACTTCACCAACTGGTTCTGA